In a genomic window of Halococcus hamelinensis 100A6:
- a CDS encoding 2-isopropylmalate synthase — MNVLFGGSPETTPLSDTDAQFLDTTLRDGEQAPGVSLSPDEKVEIARKLDASGVSVIEAGSACTGAGERETISRVAQSNPDARVTSFCRGIRSDIDLALDCGVDGVNLVVPASQRHIERKVGTTRGGVVETAVELTEYARDHGLWVEVLGEDGSRADTEFLTELMGAALDAGADRVCYCDTVGYATPERTMEAVSALAELGPTSTHTHDDLGLAVTNALASLAAGADLVHTTVNGIGERAGNVALEEVAIALAEGYGVETVDTTALYDLARTVADFTGIPLAPNKAVVGENAFTHESGIHTDGQLKDDAMYEPYPPERVGRDRRLALGKHAGRAGVEAALAEHQIEVTDDELAEVTDRVTDLGDTGKRVTDADVLALAETVQGRERERRVELEDLTAASGNGTPAASVKLRVDGEERTASGTGSGPVDAAVKAVRSALGPRGDATLDSYHVDAITGGTDAVVTVEIEMTRDDRSVSVAASDTDITRASVAAMVEAFDRLLA, encoded by the coding sequence GTGAACGTTTTATTCGGGGGCTCCCCCGAAACCACTCCGCTGTCCGATACTGACGCACAGTTTCTCGATACGACGCTTCGCGATGGGGAACAGGCCCCCGGCGTGTCGCTCTCGCCCGACGAGAAGGTCGAGATCGCACGCAAGCTCGACGCAAGCGGCGTCTCGGTGATCGAAGCCGGGAGCGCCTGCACCGGCGCGGGCGAGCGCGAGACCATCTCGCGGGTCGCCCAGTCGAACCCCGACGCGCGGGTCACGAGCTTCTGCCGGGGCATCCGCTCCGACATCGACCTCGCGCTCGACTGCGGCGTCGACGGGGTCAACCTCGTGGTGCCCGCGAGCCAGCGCCACATCGAGCGAAAGGTCGGCACCACCCGCGGGGGTGTCGTCGAGACGGCCGTCGAACTCACCGAGTACGCCCGCGACCACGGTCTCTGGGTCGAGGTGCTCGGCGAGGACGGGAGCCGCGCCGACACCGAGTTCCTCACGGAGCTCATGGGTGCGGCACTCGATGCGGGCGCGGACCGCGTCTGCTACTGCGATACGGTGGGCTATGCGACCCCCGAGCGAACGATGGAGGCCGTCTCGGCGCTCGCCGAACTCGGACCGACGAGCACCCACACCCACGACGATTTGGGCCTCGCGGTGACGAACGCGCTGGCCTCGCTCGCGGCGGGGGCCGACCTCGTCCACACGACGGTCAACGGGATCGGCGAGCGCGCGGGCAACGTCGCGCTCGAAGAGGTCGCCATCGCGCTCGCCGAGGGCTACGGCGTCGAAACCGTCGATACCACCGCCCTCTACGACCTCGCGCGAACCGTCGCGGACTTCACGGGGATCCCGCTCGCGCCGAACAAAGCCGTCGTGGGCGAGAACGCCTTCACCCACGAGTCGGGGATCCACACCGACGGCCAGCTGAAGGACGACGCGATGTACGAGCCCTACCCACCCGAACGGGTGGGGCGAGACCGACGGCTCGCGCTCGGCAAACACGCGGGCCGTGCGGGCGTCGAGGCCGCTCTCGCCGAACACCAGATCGAGGTGACCGACGACGAACTCGCGGAGGTCACGGACCGAGTGACCGACCTCGGCGACACCGGCAAGCGCGTCACCGACGCCGACGTGCTCGCGCTCGCCGAGACGGTCCAGGGCCGCGAACGCGAGCGTCGGGTCGAGCTCGAAGACCTCACCGCGGCCAGCGGCAACGGCACCCCCGCGGCGAGCGTCAAACTCCGCGTCGACGGCGAGGAGCGCACCGCGAGCGGCACCGGCAGCGGACCGGTCGACGCGGCGGTCAAGGCCGTTCGGAGCGCGCTCGGCCCGCGCGGGGACGCGACCCTCGATTCCTATCACGTCGACGCCATCACTGGCGGGACCGATGCGGTCGTCACGGTCGAGATCGAGATGACGCGCGACGATCGATCGGTGTCGGTGGCGGCCAGCGACACCGACATCACGCGCGCGAGCGTCGCGGCGATGGTCGAGGCGTTCGACCGCCTGCTCGCCTGA
- a CDS encoding uroporphyrinogen-III synthase, with protein sequence MKVAVFRPDDDRLARAVSLLDSLGVEPVPDPMLAVEATGTAPREDSDYTVVTSKTGVELAAEAGWEPSGTVCAIGDATAAALRAAGYPVDLVPEEFSSVGLVAALEDRVAGARCEVARSNHGSPVLTNGLERAGAYVHETVLYELVTPPGAGESATLAAAGDLDGAVFTSSLTVENFLAAADERGVRAAAVAGLEECVVGTIGEPTRATAEREGIPVDVVPETADFEVLARAVVERLSN encoded by the coding sequence ATGAAGGTCGCCGTCTTTCGCCCCGACGACGACCGCCTCGCGCGGGCGGTCTCGCTGCTCGACTCGCTCGGCGTCGAGCCCGTGCCGGATCCGATGCTCGCGGTCGAGGCCACGGGGACCGCCCCGCGCGAGGACAGCGACTACACTGTCGTGACGAGCAAAACGGGCGTCGAGCTCGCGGCCGAGGCGGGGTGGGAACCGTCGGGAACGGTGTGCGCCATCGGCGACGCGACCGCCGCGGCGCTCCGCGCGGCGGGGTATCCCGTGGACCTGGTTCCCGAGGAGTTCTCCTCGGTCGGACTCGTGGCGGCGCTCGAAGACCGGGTCGCGGGCGCGCGCTGCGAGGTCGCCCGGAGCAACCACGGCTCGCCGGTGCTCACGAACGGCCTCGAACGCGCCGGCGCGTACGTCCACGAGACGGTCCTCTACGAACTCGTCACGCCACCCGGGGCGGGCGAGTCGGCGACGCTCGCGGCGGCGGGCGACCTCGACGGTGCGGTGTTCACCTCCTCGCTGACGGTCGAGAACTTCCTCGCGGCGGCCGACGAACGCGGGGTGCGGGCGGCGGCGGTCGCGGGGCTGGAGGAGTGCGTGGTCGGGACCATCGGCGAGCCGACCCGCGCGACCGCCGAGCGCGAGGGGATCCCGGTGGACGTGGTCCCCGAGACGGCGGATTTCGAGGTGCTCGCGCGGGCCGTCGTCGAACGGCTTTCGAATTAG
- the cobA gene encoding uroporphyrinogen-III C-methyltransferase, producing the protein MTGTVHLVGSGPGDPELLTIKARRLIDEADVVLHDKLPGPEILSTIPEGKREDVGKRAGGERTSQEYTNDRLVELAQDGNEVVRLKGGDPFVFGRGGEEMSHLAANGVDFDVVPGISSAFAGPELAGIPTTHRDHASCVSFVTGHEDPTKDESAVDWGALAATGGTIVVLMGVGKLPDYTAALREAGMDSATPVALVERASRPEQRVVTGTLSTIVEVTEETGIEPPAITVIGGVVSERETLAESA; encoded by the coding sequence ATGACCGGAACCGTCCACCTCGTCGGGAGCGGCCCCGGCGACCCGGAACTCCTCACGATCAAGGCCCGCAGACTCATCGACGAGGCCGACGTGGTGCTCCACGACAAGCTCCCGGGTCCCGAGATCCTCTCGACCATCCCCGAGGGCAAACGCGAGGACGTCGGCAAGCGTGCGGGCGGCGAACGAACGAGCCAGGAGTACACCAACGACCGGCTGGTCGAACTCGCCCAGGATGGGAACGAGGTGGTACGGCTGAAGGGCGGCGACCCGTTCGTCTTCGGTCGCGGCGGCGAGGAGATGAGCCACCTCGCCGCGAACGGGGTCGACTTCGACGTGGTGCCCGGGATCTCCTCGGCGTTCGCGGGCCCCGAACTCGCCGGCATCCCCACCACCCACCGCGACCACGCCTCCTGTGTCTCCTTCGTGACTGGTCACGAGGACCCGACGAAGGACGAGTCCGCGGTGGACTGGGGCGCGCTCGCCGCTACCGGTGGTACCATCGTGGTGCTGATGGGCGTCGGCAAACTCCCGGACTACACAGCCGCGCTCCGCGAGGCCGGCATGGATTCAGCGACTCCAGTCGCGCTGGTCGAGCGTGCGAGCCGTCCCGAGCAACGCGTCGTCACCGGCACGCTCTCGACTATCGTCGAGGTCACCGAGGAGACCGGCATCGAACCGCCCGCCATCACCGTGATCGGCGGGGTCGTGAGCGAGCGCGAGACGCTCGCCGAGTCCGCCTAA
- the hemC gene encoding hydroxymethylbilane synthase, with product MNTREDTVRLATRGSDLALRQATAVKDRLETRRRTVELVEVETTGDQLRDDLIRRLGKTGAFARALDEAILDGDCDAAVHSMKDVPTEAMDDLVVAGIPERATAGDLLVTPDGTPFSELPEGATVGTASLRRKAELLAARPDLDVLGVRGNVDTRIEKLLAPHRQREHERRVEAAEDGEESEDDADGGDEEMDFERTPQEWFEGLTEIERRSLEREVDDEFDAIVLAAAGLERIGLDRHVHTEELPPEQFVPAPGQGAIAVTAHDDAFATTLNDALDHPRTRVETTVERVVLEELGGGCVAPMGAYAVLEGGYVHTSVRVLSEDGTEEVSATRDLPVERHPEAARDLAAELADDGAAELIERARDADEEAKRAT from the coding sequence ATGAACACGCGCGAGGACACCGTTCGGCTGGCGACGCGGGGCTCCGACCTCGCGCTCCGGCAGGCGACCGCCGTCAAGGACCGACTCGAAACCCGCCGCCGCACGGTCGAACTCGTCGAGGTCGAGACGACCGGCGACCAGCTCCGCGACGACCTGATCCGTCGACTCGGGAAGACCGGCGCGTTCGCCCGCGCGCTCGACGAGGCGATCCTCGACGGCGACTGCGACGCCGCGGTCCACTCGATGAAGGACGTTCCCACCGAGGCCATGGACGACCTCGTGGTCGCGGGGATCCCCGAACGCGCCACGGCGGGCGACCTGCTCGTCACGCCCGACGGAACCCCTTTCTCCGAGCTTCCCGAGGGAGCCACCGTCGGGACCGCGAGCCTCCGACGGAAGGCCGAACTCCTCGCCGCCCGGCCCGACCTCGACGTGCTCGGGGTCCGCGGCAACGTCGACACCCGGATCGAGAAGCTCCTCGCGCCCCATCGCCAGCGCGAGCACGAACGACGGGTCGAGGCGGCCGAGGACGGCGAGGAGAGCGAAGACGACGCGGACGGCGGGGATGAAGAAATGGACTTCGAACGAACCCCACAGGAGTGGTTCGAGGGGCTGACCGAGATCGAACGGCGCTCGCTCGAACGCGAGGTCGACGACGAGTTCGACGCGATCGTGCTCGCGGCGGCGGGGCTCGAACGGATCGGTCTCGACCGCCACGTCCACACGGAGGAACTCCCCCCCGAGCAGTTCGTCCCGGCCCCCGGTCAGGGGGCGATCGCGGTGACGGCGCACGACGACGCGTTCGCGACGACGCTGAACGACGCGCTCGACCACCCCCGAACCAGGGTCGAGACCACCGTCGAGCGGGTAGTGCTGGAAGAACTCGGCGGCGGGTGCGTCGCGCCGATGGGAGCGTACGCGGTGCTCGAAGGCGGCTACGTCCACACCTCGGTGCGAGTGCTGAGCGAGGACGGCACCGAGGAGGTCTCGGCGACGCGCGACCTCCCGGTCGAGCGCCATCCGGAGGCCGCACGCGACCTCGCGGCGGAACTGGCCGACGACGGCGCGGCCGAGCTTATCGAACGGGCGCGCGACGCCGACGAGGAGGCGAAACGGGCGACATGA
- a CDS encoding CRISPR-associated protein Cas4 gives MSKHAFSDLRTAAYCPRQCYYRWQEDDRDPPPEVETRRELAFRYEELLDDADLATEPIAVTPTQFRTNLSCAKARFDAFDELRHPSERDVFLDGKESRGIAHKVLDLDPPVPSLVSAGSPPENGVWHPQTVHAVAAAKALAWEREAPIERAFVEYPTYGVVREVRLTTRRKAAYRATVHVLDSIDGPPPRLTDTEKCESCEYRGDCGVKTRSLRSLLGFG, from the coding sequence ATGTCGAAGCACGCGTTCAGCGACCTCAGGACCGCGGCGTACTGCCCGCGGCAATGCTACTATCGCTGGCAGGAGGACGACCGCGACCCGCCGCCCGAGGTCGAGACGCGTCGCGAGCTCGCCTTCCGATACGAGGAGTTGCTCGATGACGCGGACCTGGCGACCGAGCCGATCGCGGTCACGCCGACCCAGTTCAGAACGAACCTCTCCTGTGCGAAGGCCCGTTTCGACGCCTTCGACGAACTCCGTCACCCCTCGGAGCGTGACGTGTTCCTCGACGGCAAGGAGTCCCGCGGGATCGCCCACAAGGTCCTCGACCTCGATCCGCCGGTACCGTCGCTGGTCTCGGCCGGCAGCCCGCCGGAGAACGGTGTCTGGCATCCACAGACAGTCCACGCCGTCGCGGCGGCGAAAGCCCTCGCGTGGGAGCGCGAAGCCCCTATCGAGCGGGCGTTCGTGGAGTATCCGACCTACGGGGTCGTCCGCGAGGTCCGACTCACGACCCGGCGGAAGGCCGCCTACCGCGCCACGGTTCACGTGCTCGATTCGATCGACGGCCCGCCGCCGCGCCTCACGGACACCGAGAAGTGTGAGTCCTGTGAGTACCGTGGCGACTGCGGCGTGAAGACCCGCTCGCTCCGGTCACTGCTCGGCTTCGGTTAG
- a CDS encoding L-threonylcarbamoyladenylate synthase gives MDARRIARAAESAKNGDLVVYPTETVYGLGADALSETAVERVFEVKGRPRDDPVSFGVASVERAAEYTRPTEREVEFMEAFLPGPVTVVVEAGGAVPEALTAGRDRVGIRIPDHPVARDLLREAGPLTATSANRSGTGSARTVDEIDGSVRTACGAVLDVGELPGTESTVVDVSAGTIHRRGALADRIATWIERD, from the coding sequence ATGGACGCACGGCGAATCGCGCGGGCGGCCGAGAGCGCCAAGAACGGCGATCTGGTGGTCTATCCGACCGAGACGGTCTACGGCCTCGGCGCGGACGCGCTCTCCGAGACGGCCGTCGAGCGCGTCTTCGAGGTGAAGGGCCGACCGCGCGACGACCCCGTGTCGTTCGGGGTCGCGAGCGTCGAGCGCGCGGCCGAGTACACCCGTCCGACCGAACGGGAGGTCGAATTCATGGAGGCGTTCCTGCCCGGCCCCGTCACCGTCGTGGTCGAGGCGGGCGGGGCGGTCCCCGAGGCGCTGACCGCCGGTCGGGACCGCGTCGGGATCCGGATCCCGGACCATCCGGTCGCGCGCGACCTCCTCCGCGAGGCCGGCCCGCTGACCGCCACGAGCGCGAACCGGAGCGGGACGGGGAGCGCGCGAACGGTCGACGAGATCGATGGATCCGTCCGCACGGCGTGCGGGGCGGTGCTCGACGTCGGCGAGCTTCCCGGCACCGAGAGCACCGTGGTCGACGTCTCGGCGGGGACGATCCACCGTCGTGGGGCGCTCGCCGACCGGATCGCGACGTGGATCGAACGGGACTAA
- a CDS encoding redoxin domain-containing protein → MPDFDVVDLDPADNPEAGEEAPDFTRPLVNAEFWEDVALSELTAEGPLLLLFHPMDGAFPATYLWNEVRDRGWTDAVTVVGLSVSSPYEHKRLLKERGVDARLFSDPANGVAEEYGIVNDLDGMAGVEEPRPAAFVVDGERTIQYAWVAAEWPDFPDYDAIEAAIDDL, encoded by the coding sequence ATGCCCGACTTCGACGTGGTCGACCTCGACCCCGCCGACAACCCCGAGGCGGGCGAGGAAGCCCCGGACTTTACCCGGCCGCTCGTCAACGCGGAGTTCTGGGAGGACGTCGCGCTCTCGGAGCTCACCGCCGAGGGACCGCTCCTCCTGCTCTTTCACCCGATGGACGGCGCGTTCCCCGCGACCTACCTCTGGAACGAGGTCCGGGACCGCGGCTGGACCGACGCGGTCACCGTCGTCGGCCTCTCGGTCTCCTCGCCCTACGAGCACAAGCGACTCCTCAAAGAGCGCGGCGTCGATGCACGGCTGTTCTCCGACCCGGCGAACGGCGTCGCCGAGGAGTACGGGATCGTCAACGACCTCGACGGGATGGCGGGGGTCGAGGAGCCACGCCCCGCGGCCTTCGTGGTCGACGGCGAACGCACGATCCAGTACGCCTGGGTCGCCGCGGAGTGGCCCGACTTCCCCGACTACGACGCGATCGAGGCCGCCATCGACGACCTCTGA
- a CDS encoding glutathione S-transferase N-terminal domain-containing protein yields the protein MSQPQTTDPITLYRLQACPFCERVVRRLQELDVEYESRFIEPLHSERTVVKRVSGKRTVPAIDDPNTGVTMSESANIVEYLDGTYGEGAA from the coding sequence ATGAGTCAGCCGCAGACGACCGACCCGATCACCCTCTATCGGCTCCAGGCGTGCCCGTTCTGCGAGCGCGTCGTCCGCCGACTCCAGGAGCTCGACGTCGAGTACGAATCCCGGTTCATCGAGCCGCTCCACTCCGAGCGCACGGTCGTCAAGCGCGTCAGCGGCAAGCGAACCGTGCCCGCGATCGACGACCCGAACACGGGCGTGACGATGTCCGAGAGCGCGAACATCGTCGAGTACCTCGATGGAACCTACGGCGAGGGAGCCGCCTGA
- a CDS encoding hemolysin family protein, producing MSLTRFVPSVPPVPVQIDILGFSLSETTFTAIGVVVIVVLIGLSAFFSSSELAMFSLASHRMEALVEEGKPGAETMQRLKSDPHRLLVTILVGNNLVNIAMTSISTGLLAIYLSQGAAVAVSTFGITALVLLFGESTPKSYAVENPESWALTVSRPLLYAQYVLLPLVILFDYLTRQVNRVTGGGTAIETSYVTRDEIQGMIETGGREGVIKEDEREMLQRIFRFNNTIAKEVMTPRLDVTAVDADSTVDEAIETCIHSGHARILVYEGDLDNAIGTVNIRDLVREDNYGESRDLGLRDMIEPTLHVPESKNVDELLREMRADRLRIAIVIDEFGTTEGIVSVEDMIEEIVGEILEGGEREPVEVIDDDTVLVAGEVNIEDVNDALGIELPEGEEFETIAGFIFNRAGRLVEEGETIEYEEVEITVESVENTRITTARVHRLPDSEMDGTDANQVEADVGED from the coding sequence ATGAGTCTCACCCGGTTCGTGCCGTCCGTACCACCCGTTCCGGTCCAGATCGATATCCTCGGGTTCTCCCTCTCGGAGACGACGTTCACGGCGATCGGCGTCGTCGTCATCGTGGTGTTGATCGGGCTGTCGGCCTTCTTCTCGTCGTCCGAGCTCGCGATGTTCTCGCTGGCCTCCCACCGGATGGAGGCCCTGGTCGAGGAGGGCAAACCAGGTGCGGAGACGATGCAGCGGCTCAAATCCGACCCGCATCGCCTCCTGGTGACGATCCTGGTCGGCAACAACCTCGTCAACATCGCGATGACCTCGATCTCGACGGGGCTGCTCGCGATCTACCTCTCGCAGGGGGCGGCGGTCGCGGTCTCGACGTTCGGCATCACCGCGCTCGTCCTGCTCTTCGGCGAGAGCACGCCGAAGTCCTACGCAGTCGAGAATCCCGAATCGTGGGCGCTCACGGTCTCGCGCCCGCTGTTGTACGCCCAGTACGTCCTCCTCCCGCTGGTGATACTGTTCGATTACCTCACCCGTCAGGTCAATCGCGTCACCGGCGGCGGGACGGCGATCGAGACCTCGTACGTGACCCGTGACGAGATCCAGGGCATGATCGAGACCGGCGGCCGCGAGGGCGTGATCAAGGAGGACGAACGCGAGATGCTCCAGCGGATCTTCCGGTTCAACAACACCATCGCGAAGGAGGTGATGACGCCCCGGCTCGACGTCACCGCGGTGGACGCCGATTCCACCGTGGACGAGGCGATCGAGACGTGTATCCACAGCGGTCACGCCCGTATCCTGGTCTACGAGGGTGACCTCGACAACGCCATCGGTACCGTGAACATCCGCGACCTCGTCCGGGAGGACAACTACGGCGAGTCGCGCGACCTCGGACTCCGGGACATGATCGAGCCGACGCTCCACGTTCCCGAGTCCAAGAACGTCGACGAACTCCTGCGCGAGATGCGCGCCGACCGCCTCCGGATCGCGATCGTGATCGACGAGTTCGGCACCACCGAGGGGATCGTCTCGGTCGAGGACATGATCGAGGAGATCGTAGGCGAGATCCTGGAGGGCGGCGAACGCGAACCCGTCGAGGTCATCGACGACGACACGGTGTTGGTGGCCGGCGAGGTCAACATCGAGGACGTCAACGACGCCCTCGGGATCGAACTCCCCGAGGGCGAGGAGTTCGAGACGATCGCGGGCTTCATCTTCAACCGGGCGGGCCGGCTCGTCGAGGAGGGCGAGACCATCGAGTACGAGGAGGTCGAGATAACCGTCGAGTCGGTCGAGAACACCCGTATCACCACCGCGCGGGTCCACCGACTACCCGACTCGGAGATGGACGGGACGGACGCCAACCAGGTCGAGGCCGACGTCGGCGAGGATTAG
- a CDS encoding DUF5828 family protein — protein MEESISGFKERGGWHDIVEHGERITNALVEFGAGDGEAFTEWDEWRPKNHERLDEDVNQKTAEQASIDEGAGERAGKDPNDDLRSAGEMLSASADHIDEPDEVAESVADSVEYVARAADSVGRKAVRAVEDTVYRNVMTQVAPYYFDNELVSANLQRTDGARDGEYAGYVFEVNVNDDELKDEVSERLAEYEDRVDRWHVTTEKRTEMAEAAEGIEAPEPEPERERDTDFTTN, from the coding sequence ATGGAAGAGAGTATCTCGGGATTCAAGGAGCGGGGTGGATGGCACGACATCGTCGAGCACGGCGAGCGGATCACGAACGCGCTCGTGGAGTTCGGTGCCGGCGACGGCGAGGCCTTCACGGAGTGGGACGAGTGGCGACCGAAGAACCACGAGCGCCTCGACGAGGACGTCAACCAGAAGACCGCCGAGCAGGCGAGCATCGACGAGGGTGCGGGCGAGCGCGCCGGCAAGGACCCGAACGACGACCTTCGGAGCGCCGGCGAGATGCTCTCGGCGTCCGCCGACCACATCGACGAACCGGACGAGGTCGCCGAGTCGGTCGCCGATTCGGTCGAGTACGTCGCACGGGCGGCGGATTCGGTGGGCCGGAAGGCCGTCCGGGCCGTCGAGGACACGGTCTATCGCAACGTGATGACACAGGTCGCCCCCTACTACTTCGACAACGAACTCGTGAGCGCGAACCTCCAGCGCACCGACGGCGCGCGCGACGGCGAGTACGCGGGCTACGTCTTCGAGGTCAACGTCAACGACGACGAACTCAAGGACGAGGTCTCGGAGCGCCTCGCGGAGTACGAGGACCGGGTCGACCGCTGGCACGTCACCACCGAGAAACGGACCGAGATGGCCGAGGCCGCCGAGGGTATCGAGGCCCCCGAACCAGAACCCGAACGTGAGCGGGACACCGACTTCACCACCAACTAA
- a CDS encoding A24 family peptidase, with the protein MNGVTDLLRLLALPVLAWAAARDLRTRRVPNRTWLPLVAFGAVLLAWDAWDTAAPGLFALQVAVGVGVVAPLGFAFWWLGAFGGADAKALAAVCVLFPLPPAYLVGATTLPLSPVSGAFPLSILTDAVLLAGFVPLFLFVRNALAGRLSLAGFVGRPVDWRALPTTHGRLLARPNGLDAGLDLDALRMYLAWRGERLRDLRATPDRARDPASLPAEPHPPGDGAVGPVTDGGRTATRADQWGAAAFLDGLDGDAYGTTPTGLRGALDAIVARERLWVSPGIPFLVALFAGLCLALVYGDLLYTVVDGLGLL; encoded by the coding sequence GTGAACGGGGTCACCGATCTCCTTCGCCTGCTCGCGCTCCCGGTGCTCGCGTGGGCCGCCGCTCGCGACCTCCGGACCCGCCGCGTGCCGAACCGGACGTGGCTCCCCCTGGTGGCGTTCGGTGCCGTCCTGCTCGCGTGGGACGCCTGGGACACCGCCGCCCCCGGGTTGTTCGCCCTCCAGGTGGCGGTCGGCGTCGGCGTGGTCGCGCCGCTCGGCTTCGCGTTCTGGTGGCTCGGCGCGTTCGGCGGCGCGGACGCGAAGGCGCTCGCCGCGGTCTGCGTGCTCTTTCCCCTCCCGCCTGCCTATCTCGTCGGCGCGACGACCCTCCCGCTCTCGCCGGTCAGCGGGGCCTTCCCGCTCTCGATACTCACCGACGCGGTGTTGCTCGCCGGTTTCGTCCCCCTCTTCCTGTTCGTCCGAAACGCGCTCGCGGGTCGGCTCTCGCTCGCGGGGTTCGTCGGCCGTCCCGTCGATTGGCGTGCGCTTCCCACGACCCACGGCCGGCTGCTCGCCCGCCCCAACGGGCTCGATGCCGGTCTCGACCTCGACGCCCTCCGAATGTACCTCGCGTGGCGCGGCGAGCGCCTCCGGGACCTCCGGGCCACACCCGACCGCGCCCGCGACCCCGCGAGCCTCCCCGCCGAGCCACACCCGCCCGGCGACGGTGCCGTCGGACCGGTCACGGACGGCGGGCGGACGGCCACCCGTGCCGACCAGTGGGGGGCGGCGGCGTTCCTCGACGGCCTCGACGGCGACGCCTACGGAACCACGCCGACCGGCCTCCGGGGGGCGCTCGATGCGATCGTCGCTCGCGAGCGCCTCTGGGTGTCGCCGGGGATCCCCTTCCTCGTCGCGCTGTTCGCGGGGCTCTGTCTCGCGCTCGTCTACGGCGACCTGCTCTATACGGTCGTCGACGGCCTCGGTCTTCTGTAG
- a CDS encoding HAD family hydrolase: protein MDPTGYDFWLCDLDGTLVDVEPDYVRRLLDRVGERLDRPFTDHEVETLWHGLAGQRNALLRSWDVDVERFWETLHDLEDPTARAAATYLHDDARAFLDALDSPVGIVTHCQRYLTEPVLAHLDLDDRFDTVVCCTGEIGWKPDPAPVELAIDEMGVSGRGALVGDGAHDVGAAWNAGLDGVHLERHGHTRRGRCVRADHHLGDLHFSPRSGSPTANPTR from the coding sequence ATGGACCCCACCGGGTACGACTTCTGGCTCTGCGACCTCGACGGCACGCTCGTCGACGTCGAACCGGACTACGTCCGCCGGCTGCTCGACCGCGTGGGCGAGCGCCTCGACCGACCGTTCACCGACCACGAGGTCGAGACGCTCTGGCACGGCCTCGCCGGCCAGCGAAACGCCCTGCTCCGGTCGTGGGACGTGGACGTCGAGCGGTTCTGGGAGACCCTCCACGACCTCGAGGACCCGACGGCCCGCGCCGCCGCGACCTACCTCCACGACGACGCCCGCGCGTTTCTCGACGCCCTCGATTCGCCCGTCGGGATCGTCACCCACTGCCAGCGCTACCTCACGGAGCCGGTCCTCGCCCATCTCGACCTCGACGACCGCTTCGACACCGTGGTCTGCTGTACGGGCGAGATCGGCTGGAAGCCCGACCCGGCCCCCGTCGAACTCGCCATCGACGAGATGGGTGTTTCGGGTCGCGGCGCGCTCGTCGGCGACGGCGCACACGACGTCGGCGCGGCCTGGAACGCCGGCCTCGACGGGGTCCACCTCGAACGCCACGGCCACACCCGCCGCGGTCGCTGCGTTCGGGCCGACCACCACTTGGGGGACCTCCACTTTTCACCGAGGAGTGGTTCGCCCACAGCGAACCCGACGAGGTGA